A region of the Oncorhynchus clarkii lewisi isolate Uvic-CL-2024 chromosome 4, UVic_Ocla_1.0, whole genome shotgun sequence genome:
AGGTGTTTTTTTCCTTTGATATGGTTGGTGGAGAGCATAATATGTATTCTCTGGGGACAGAGTAGGTGGAGTTACTTTTGAACATGTGTGAAGACTGTCACTGAAAGGACTTGGTTCCATTGATCAGTGGTGCACTTTGGTGTGTTGTTAATGCAAATGGAGTGGTTTCAAGTGTTGGGATTTCTTGGATTATTTGTTGTTTTCAGTGGAGCCCAGAACACACCAAGGTATGGGGAAAAAATGGTACTTCAAAAGTATTCTAGACAAATGTATTTGCAATCCTATACTTTTTCCATTATCAAAGCTCGTTATCGAAGATCCTCTATATTTGTTGTTATAGaggataataaataaataaaaattgcctCCCTTACTTTCAAAGTTCTCTATCCTCTTGTCTTTCAGGCCCAGCATGGCCCCCAGCCCTTCATACCTGATCTCTGTTCCGGGGGTCCTAGGGCCTGGTGTCCCCATCACACTATCAGTCACTATCCTCACCAAGGCGGTGGAAGTCCAAGTCGTTACTGAGATTGTTAATGGTAATAATACTGTTGTCACAGAAACAACCACAATTCAAGGAGGTAAGACATTATTTTAAACTCAACTTTTAATATTTCTATAACTGTTTTTACGCTAAATGTTTGCTTGAATTTTGTTTCACACGCCAAGCAGCAACcttgacatttctctaaaatgaTATGATTATCAGTGCTTTAACTCAATTGATTATGACTCAGTCGATGATAAACATCCCTGTTTCTTTATGCCATTTTCTTCATACAGGTTCGACTGAGCTGCTGGTTCTTTCACCGGTAAGAATGTATTTTTCTGAAATGCTTATACAATATAAAAACAATTCATAAAATAAAAGTAGCAATTAGATGCCAAAACTATCATCTATACATGGTATGAATGAAGATACACATTTACATGTTATAGTGGCAGTGATGTTGTTACCATTTTGGTTACTTGAGTTGTAATTCCCCCTTTCAAAGTAGAGACAGTATTTTTATAGTATGTGCTGTTGATCACAGTATTGTTGGTCACAGGCACATAGAAAATCCCTCTTCAGTTTTGGTATTCAACTCTGAGGTTCCTAGCATAAAAATGGGTTATTATAAACCACCACAAACATGACAGAGTAAGTCGCATTCGAAATATCACCGTCCACCATTGTGTCTGAGATAACAGTACACCTTAGCCTTGACTCGTGTCTGTCAGAATACTTGAATACTTCTTCTTCCTGACCCtctttgacctttgacctattcTGCTACCCCCCCCCTACAGATCCCCGACAGTGAACTGAGCTATTGGCACCCCTACACGTTGGTGGTCAAGGGCTATGTCGGGATGGGCAATATGGTGTTCACCAACTCTACGGTCCTGCGTTTTAACCCCAAAAGCTCATCCACGTTTATTCAGACAGACAAGGCCAACTACAGGCCTGGGCAGGTTGTGAAGATCCGGGCAGTGTCCATTTACCCAGATGGCAAGCCATATAAGGGCAAGATAGATATTATCATTaaggtgtgtgttactgttaccatgTCAAGTGGGTATTGTATGAACATTCAGTGTGGAAGTGATAGCAGGTGGATGGAATGGAAACGTGAGATATGAAACTATGATGGCCAGTTGATCATTCTCATTTCCTTTTATGAACGCTGTGAGCCAGGATCCTAAGGCAAACATGATCCGGCAGTGGTTGTCATTGGACAGTGTTCTGGGTGTTCTGTCCAAAGAGTTTCAGCTGTCTAAGAATCCATCTCTTGGCAAGTGGACCATTGTGACTTCCGTCAATGTAAGTCCTCTTAAAATTTGAAGGACTATGCTAACGTTTTGCTGCTCAAAACATTGAGTGGTTATTATAGCTTTATTGAGGGTTTTCAGGGTGATGCAGGCTATATATTTAATCTTGGCGATATTTCATCTCGTTAACAGATGGCCTTGGGGCTTGAATGTGTTTTTTGTCTGCAAATCTTCAGGAATAATTGACActaaatactcataataaatgaGTGTTATTTAAAAAACGTGTCTTCACTGAAACGTGTCTTCTGCGAACTATTACACAAAGACAGCCCCCCTCATGTTGTTTTAATCAAGGGAGAGTAGATAACTACAACGAAACTGTCCAGACATTTTAAAAGTCTTCCTATAGGAGGGCTAGAAACAAGCAGTACATAGTTCATTGTGCTGAAATGTGGTCACCTCTCAAATTTTCTCTCTGTCTTGCAGGAAGTTGTGAGTGAAAACCAATTCAACGTGGAACATTATGGTAAGATCGCTTTCATCGACGTTACATCATTGTTAAACTTAGGGCTCCTGTACCTTTTCCATATGTTCTGGTTCCTCCCTATATTGTTCAGAACAAAGGTAGATGACCCACCAGGGGATACTCACTGATGCTCTCTCATTTTGAACATGACTAAAGCTGAACTATTTACTCAGACATTCAACTAGAGCTAATAAGCTATACATTTTCCATTTGCATAAGCCAAACACATTCAATAAGGTACATTTAGATTGGTACATAGCATTTCCTTATTGTGTACTTCAATATACACTACATATGTggtcaccccttcaaattagtggatttggctaattcagccacacccgttgctgattcGAGCCCACAGATATGCCATCTCAATAGACAAGCATTGgcattagaatggccttactgaagagctcagtgactttcaacctggcactgtcataggatgccacctttccaacaagtcagttcatcaagtttctgccctgctagagctgccccagtcatctgtaagtgctgttattgtgaagtggaaatgtttaggagcaacaacggctgccgtgaagtggtaggccacacaagctaacagaacgggaccgccgagtactGAAGCGCTTAACGTGTAAAAATCGCCTGTCTTCAGTTGCAagactcactaccgagttccaaactgcctctggaagcaacatcagcacaataactattcattgggagcttcatgaaaggggtttccatggccaaagagctgcatacaagcctaagatcaccatgcgcaatgccaagcgttggctggagtggacTAAAGCTCagcaccattggactctggagcagtggaaatgcgttctcgggagtgatgaatcacgcttcaccatctggcagtccgacagatgattctgggtttggcggatgccaggagaacgctacctacccaaatgcatagtgccaactgtaaagtttggtggaggagtaataatggtctggggctatttttcatgggCCGGATTAGGCCccctagttccagtgaagggaaatcttaatgctacagcatacaatgacactttacgattctgtacttccaactttgtggcaagagtttggggaaggccctttcctgtttcagcatgaaaatgccctCATGCACAAAGCTAGGTCCATACGGAAATTGTTTGTCgaaattggtgtggaagaacttgactggcctgcacagagccctgaccttaacccaatcaaacacctttgggatgatttggaataccgactgcgagccaggcctaaatgcccaacatcagtgcccgaccttactaatgctcttatggctgaatggaagcaagtccccccagcactgttccaacatctagtggaaagccttcccagaagagtagagtctgttatagcaacaaaggagggaccaatgcccatgattttggaatgagattttcgacgagcaggtttccacatacttttggtcatatagtgtatcttgaataaaaataaacatttggaaAGCTTTTGCTGAGGTTTGTGTGTGATTGTAATCGATTTCAATGAATGTTCTTTGTGTTTGTTTCAGTGCTGCCCAGGTTTGAGGTGTGGATAGAGGCTCCCAGTGTCCTTCATCATGATGATACTCTCTGGGGCGTGGTCACTGCTAAGTAAATCAGTTTGATAACGTTTTACCTTATGGTTTGAACAAGGCTATGTGTTTTGTGCACACATACTTGAAGAAATAGTGTCTTATAAGCCCATATGGGCTGGGCGCGAAATGGTGTTTAACACTGAAAATTCAATCAAAACTATTTGGTTCTGATCATTTGAAGGTCCCACTGCAGCAAGAGGGATTGtaatctactctctctctctcacagataCATGTATGGGAAGCCTGTACGAGGTCACATGAACATAACCTACTCGCATCATTTTCATGGCATCAGTGTGAGTTCTGATGATTATAAAGAGGTAAGTTTGCCCCCCTCCCAAATGTAATTTGTAGTTTTATTCTTATGAATCACAAAAGGGATCCTGTTGGCATTTGAATGACATTCATGAAACCTGAAGTGGAGATCTCTGAGAGATGATTCATTGTTTGTCATTTTTATACAGATTTACGGCTCGACGGAGTTCTCTTTTGATGTGCCTGACTACCAGGTCATGTATAAACGATCTGCAGACAACATGTATGAGGATTATGAGAACGATGAGTTTCTTACCATCATAGTTTATGTCACAGAGTCCCTGACAGGTAATCAATCATACAATGATTTCAAACCATATAAGTTAGATTCTGTACACTCATTTCTTATTGAGAATGAAGAATAACGCTCTCATTCAGAGTCGACTGTTACTGATCTATAGAATCTGTTGTTTGTTGATTTTTAAGGACTGACCTATCACAGCACTATGGAGGTGGGTGTGGTTAAATGTAGATATGACCTTGCCTTCCGCGGATACCCCAGCTATATAAAGCCCTCTTTGAACTTTACCGCTGAGGTAAGCAAAATTACAAGTCTATAGAGTATTGTTCAGTTGCGTGGGTGTGGAAATAAATGTTCATCTTTCCATGACCAAACATATCGGCGCAGCTCTGACAAAAGTAGGTCAGGTAGCTTTTTCACGTTTTGTATTATTGCACCTGTTTTCATGCAGCGTGATCAGTGATGCATGAGTAGGGCATATCATGGTTTCAGACTACCTCATGCCAATGCCATGGAAACAAACGTACTACTATAAGTGTTTGTGCCATACCCAGGACCTACAGAATGTTGTACGACTCCAATTCTCATCACAGAAAACATTAGAAGTCATTATGATCTTTGGGAGTATGGATGTCATGTCCTGAAACACGTTTAGTTACAAACCCCTTGTTCTTGCAGCTGAAAATATCCACGTACAACAAGTGGCCCCTGACTCGAGAGGATCAGGGGAAGACTGTTACAATCTCCGTAACACAGCAAAGGCACAGTCCATGGAGCTGGAAGTTGGACGACTTGGGGTTAATGCTGCCTCGTGTGCTGCTGAACTCTACTGGTCCTGGCCTCCCTCCAATGCCAGATGAGATACCAGTCCAGACAATGGTTTTACCTGTACCTGCAGACGGGGTCATCCCCATTCACATACAGCTCTCAGATAAGGTGGCAACACTCACTGTAGATGTAAGTGGCCATTTCAAAATGACTGTTTCAAAATCACTGCCAACTTCCAACAATGTACAGTATCTCTCTTTGTATTGAACTGTACCTGGGTTAGGTACCGCAGTACGTGGTCAAAATAAAGATATGATCATTTGTGATAATATTTTTTAGGCTTCATTCAAGGACGGCTATAAGATGCTACAGGTCTATAGCAGCTACAAGTCCCCCAGTAAATCGTACCTGCAGATCCAGAAGTCCCGTTCAACTCCACAGGTAAATCTCACAGGGATGGTTAAGACATCCAGTCATTAAATACATGTTACCAAATGACTTTGTCCCTCCTAGGAGATTGAAGGAAGTCATGCTGAGACTGAGGCCCTAGATGTCATAGATGTGTGAGATGCTTTAGGCTTGAGCACCTTGCGCTAAAAATGGACCATTTCATAAACGCTAGCAACATGGCGAGATCCTCGTGGTATATTTACTCTAAGTGATAAACCAAACTTTGATTTTCTGAAGGTTGACGTCCCGCTCCAGTTGACACTGCAGAGCAATTTCCCATTGAAAGAGTTTCACTACCTGGTAAGTACCTCAAGCAGTTTACCTGTCATCTAATGATACCTTAAAAGATTGATCTTCATGTTAATCTCATCAGTTGGTATCCAAAGGTCCAGCATTCTTCTCTTGTCTCCCCTGTTTTCAGGTGATGTCCAGGGGACAGGTGCTGTCTTCTGGAAGAGGCAGCTCTTCTTCCCTCACCCTGACCCCACAGGAGTCCTGGGCTCCCTTGGCCTGTATTGTCGTGTACTGTGTGCATTCAGATGGCGAGATCTTCAATGATGCACTGCATGTTCCCATCGCCCAAAATCTAAAAAACAAGGTAGTTGCCACCCGCTGTTTAACTTTGAACATATGTAGTGCTGCGCCAGCTCAAGGTGCAGATTGAGACCCCCGCTGCCCTTCATCAAATCTCTCAACTGAATCGTTGGAATAAGTAGCAGGTAACCTAGCAGTATAGTCATTCATGATCCTGACTGTGAAATTCTGCCCCAGTATATCGTGGTGTGACCTCTCTCTGGCAGGTGTCTCTGAGCTGGAGTGAGGACAGGGCCAGGCCTGCTGATGAGGTGTCTCTCAAGGTGTCTGTTGCTGAGCCCGGTTCACTGGTGGGGATCCTGGTGGTGGATAAGGCAACACGCTGGCCCCACTCACACAATGACATCACCAAGGACATGGTGAGGAAGACCAATGTTGTAAAAGGAAAAAGAACGGCCTAAAAACATGCGCGAACTTGACTGCCACAGAATTTCAGTAATGTAAGGAAAATGCATGTAagcagatactgtatgtacttCTTGTTTTGAAAGAcattgtttgtttcacaaaagaGTGCGATCCATTCTGTGACCTTGGACTAGATAGTACCAGTGATGGATGGGCAACTTTGTTGGGGGTGGGGGtcacaaaaaaatctgaatttaCCCACACATCTAGTCAAAACTTTTTACTGGCCCCCatctttttatttaacctttatttaacttggctaatcagttaagaacaaattattatttacaatgacggcctaggaacagtggatttttaccttgtcagctcggggattcaatctagcgacctttcagttactggcccaacgctctaaccactaggctacctgccaccttgAAGGTGGAGATACATTTTTCCTGCAAATTTCCTGCAatcctacacattttgccacggggcagagagaaaatgttgcagttttaaagtcAGTTTactgcaaatctacacattttgcaaccGTATAACACATttaatgcaattctactcattttgccatggggtacagacatttttgcagtttttaAGCTAAtgtcttgcaattctacacactttgccatgacttatgccatgttaatattaCATCTGAGTGAGAAGgacaaacaaaatcaatgggggcccacTGGAGGTCAGGTTCCCCGGGGCACATGCACGGTTGGTATTCGGCCAACTTtaatacaagtttagatagctggatAGACTAACACACCAATCAAAatattgttagctgacatggttaattgagtgactgtcagtaacTGACATAACATGAGAGAAGctactgatgcacaaccacatttctaaattgcacctggtgtattctactattctaactctaacagtaagttgagacccatATTGTTTAGTTTTTTTATAGTTGTTTCAACcctcttctatcctctcctcctttcctttcctgtcctccctcACCCCCCTGTCAACAGTTCATGGATCAGGTAATATTTGGAAATTGATCCGCGGGCACACTAAAGGGGGGGAGCTTTTCGTTGTTTTGTGATTCCCTTACAGCTTTTCATCGTCTGACTTTAATGTGTTTTAACcacacatgtttttttatttgatttatttcatctttatttaaaccaggtaggccattTTACATGATATAATATCCCGTGCAAGTACACCTATGAATCACTTTCTATTGCCCCCACCCAAGTATCGGTCAAGTGTAAACAAAGTCACTATGAACTGTCTGTtttgaacctgaccaaacaggtTTTAACAATGCATAATCTTTTTGTATTTGGCTGTTTTGTTGTGCTGTGTAGGTTGTAACAGTAGGAGGCTTTAGTGAATGATGGTGTTTTTTCTCAGGTGCTGGAGGAGATGGCAGAGTACGGCAGAAAGACGACAGGCGACATGACAATGGGAGATCCCTACTCCATCTTTACGGTGGCTAGCTGTGACCTTGACAGGCATATCAGATGCCATAACACcatcacacatactgtatatcacatTCCTAGGAAAATGTGCATGTTTCTTATGCTCTTTGTGATTGTTTGCTACATCCCCAGACATCTGGCATCATGGTTTTGACAGATGCCAAGTTGGAGAAGATGGGGGAGCAATTGAGACCTCAATTTCGTAAGCTCAGATAAACGACCCACAAAGCGCATTGTTATTCCAGTACGCCTATGTGCAGTATTTGTCTTGGCTGTATTGAcccctgtgttccctacagcaggggaGGGAATCCAATTGTTTGGAGATGAGGGGGATGATATGGAACAGCCTCGGGAACGCAGGGACTTCCCTGAGACCTGGCTGTGGCTGGACACCAACACAGGGTGATGGACAGGAACCATGGTCCATAAtacgctggcacacacacacacacacagacacacacagacacagacacacacagacagacagacacacacactttaattaAATGTGCATTAATCCTACTTTTACTGACAACATGCATTTCATTATCTTGGTCACAGGGATTCTACCACAGTTGAGTTTCCTCTGACTTTACCAGACAGCATTACTACCTGGGTAGCCACTGCCTTTGTCATGTCTGCTGATCTGGGCATAGGCATCATTGAGACCCCTGCAAAGGTACTGTACTATACCCTTTAGAAGAAAAGGAAAAGCTGTACATTCTAATAGCTCCGATGCAATATTTTACTTACCAACTTTTCCTGTACTATATCCTCACACACGCCCTGATCTGCATTGTTGGCGCCGTACAAGTCATTGTTCATTCCCAGATAGActtactctactttactctactctactttactctatgATACTCTACTTTCATGTAcaatactctacactactctactttCTTATAcaatactctactctacactacactactctactttCATCTCcggtactctactctacactaatctactttactctactctacttttgtctactctacccttctctactcAACTTtcatctactatactctactctactttcaTCCACTCTACTCTTCTATATACCCTTCTCTACTCTACTTTAATCTACAATACTC
Encoded here:
- the LOC139408016 gene encoding CD109 antigen, which produces MGKKWPSMAPSPSYLISVPGVLGPGVPITLSVTILTKAVEVQVVTEIVNGSTELLVLSPIPDSELSYWHPYTLVVKGYVGMGNMVFTNSTVLRFNPKSSSTFIQTDKANYRPGQVVKIRAVSIYPDGKPYKGKIDIIIKDPKANMIRQWLSLDSVLGVLSKEFQLSKNPSLGKWTIVTSVNEVVSENQFNVEHYVLPRFEVWIEAPSVLHHDDTLWGVVTAKYMYGKPVRGHMNITYSHHFHGISVSSDDYKEIYGSTEFSFDVPDYQVMYKRSADNMYEDYENDEFLTIIVYVTESLTGLTYHSTMEVGVVKCRYDLAFRGYPSYIKPSLNFTAELKISTYNKWPLTREDQGKTVTISVTQQRHSPWSWKLDDLGLMLPRVLLNSTGPGLPPMPDEIPVQTMVLPVPADGVIPIHIQLSDKVATLTVDASFKDGYKMLQVYSSYKSPSKSYLQIQKSRSTPQVDVPLQLTLQSNFPLKEFHYLVMSRGQVLSSGRGSSSSLTLTPQESWAPLACIVVYCVHSDGEIFNDALHVPIAQNLKNKVSLSWSEDRARPADEVSLKVSVAEPGSLVGILVVDKATRWPHSHNDITKDMVLEEMAEYGRKTTGDMTMGDPYSIFTTSGIMVLTDAKLEKMGEQLRPQFPGEGIQLFGDEGDDMEQPRERRDFPETWLWLDTNTGDSTTVEFPLTLPDSITTWVATAFVMSADLGIGIIETPAKLTVFQDFFLSLNLPAFIIRGELLVVEVTLFNYLEQDLEVMVIVSQSDSFEFVFLDNEELSMASTRTVSVGSQNGTSVLFPIRLLALGETPISVEAKSSVASDAVRRMVLVKPEGLEQSFSKTMFLELVGSEKSLSREVAFTFPADVVEGSQRAQVTAVGDILGPSITGLESLIQMPSGCGEQNMIHFAPNIYVIQYLTASGQADHDTLIKATSYMMKGYERELSYQRDDGSFSAFGDSDYSGSTWLSAFVLKCFLQARPFISIDGRVLFSTAAWLGAQQGNDGAFLEPGRVIHTELQGGLDGPVSLTAYVLMALLEDDTYKNMYASQVSGALLFLETRLALGISSNYSLCLTTYALTLANSESAERALAQLMGRAEMKDSVPSWSSSGIGLSESWQPRSADIEMAAYLLLSLHKLSRLEEGFSLMKWLSQQRNYLGGYSSTQDTVIALQALSEYAAYSGSQLINLHITVNTAPSTTVASFHINYTNYLLYQSREIETGREVRLKVSAKGQGFALFQVPIILNVLDVTRGLSRKWRDTTQEAFDLHIELFDTNMYYIHLYICTSLLEGQGINQTGMAILDVGLLSGFILAQDGIETNDLVRRVETPPGKVILYLDSVTTEEMCVKIPLVMDFKVANVQDATVLIYDYYEPRRKTVRTYQSYWRHDMDACSFCGEDCSQCKGQMAYVSNSVSVSHHCHHVATLACSLLVLLACSL